The Vitis riparia cultivar Riparia Gloire de Montpellier isolate 1030 chromosome 3, EGFV_Vit.rip_1.0, whole genome shotgun sequence genome includes a region encoding these proteins:
- the LOC117911717 gene encoding L-type lectin-domain containing receptor kinase IX.1-like yields the protein MISIFFILLMIPSATSLDFNFTSFSPYNDNITYEGSAYPRNQIIQLTQAQSASIGWATYVQPLHLWDKASRNLTDFTTHFSFVIDTQNRSGSHGDGIAFFLVPADSQKPNVTKGGGLGLASDTQPLNTTANHFVAVEFDIYKNRWDPNDTHAGIDINSMQSIRNVTWWNSIINGTKNDAWISYNSSSKNLSVVFTGFRDDSTILQDNLYYEVDLRLYLPEWVSFGFSGATGNASAIHAIYSWSFSSSLQTDENKTNPTSPEGETPTSNPNSNPSRKIKVKLVVGLTVGGCAFIGGLSLVLFLFLKSRRGKVDHPVIDQLSMEDDFEKGTGPKKFRYNELASSTNNFAEEGKLGEGGFGGVYKGFLKELDSYIAVKRVSSGSKQGIKEYASEVKIISRLRHRNLVQLIGWCHEKRDLLLVYEFMPNGSLESHLFSERSLLTWEMRYKIAQGLASALLYLHEGWEQCVLHRDIKSSNIMLDSGFNAKLGDFGLARLVDHGKGSQTTVLAGTMGYMAPECATTGKASKQSDIYSFGVVALEIACGRKPINLKAKEDQIMMLEWVWDLYGKGNILEAADPRLCAEFDAQQMQCLMTVGLWCAHPDGNLRPSVREVIHVLNFEAPLPILPPKMPVPTYSIPGAMSAILLPASSSTTASERSQTQLSSYCTDSSKITTPSAASSPSATLISVTR from the coding sequence TCCCTTCTGCAACTTCATTAGACTTCAACTTCACCAGTTTCAGTCCCTATAATGATAACATAACCTATGAGGGATCTGCTTATCCCAGAAACCAAATCATCCAACTAACACAAGCTCAATCAGCGAGCATCGGTTGGGCCACATATGTTCAACCCTTGCACCTATGGGACAAGGCCTCAAGAAATCTCACCGACTTCACCACCCATTTCTCCTTCGTCATAGACACACAGAACAGGTCTGGTAGTCATGGTGATGGGATTGCCTTCTTCCTTGTGCCTGCTGATTCACAGAAGCCTAATGTCACAAAGGGTGGGGGTCTTGGTCTTGCAAGTGACACCCAGCCACTGAACACAACTGCGAATCATTTTGTTGCGGTGGAATTCGATATTTATAAGAACCGTTGGGATCCAAACGACACCCATGCAGGTATTGACATCAACTCTATGCAATCAATCCGTAATGTGACATGGTGGAATAGTATTATAAATGGGACGAAAAATGATGCATGGATCAGTTATAACTCTAGTTCTAAAAATCTAAGTGTCGTCTTCACTGGTTTTAGGGATGATAGTACTATTCTGCAGGATAACCTTTATTATGAAGTTGATCTGAGGCTTTACCTCCCAGAATGGGTTAGTTTTGGCTTCTCAGGTGCAACAGGAAATGCATCAGCCATACATGCCATTTATTCATGGAGTTTCAGCTCAAGTTTACAGActgatgaaaataaaacaaatccaaCATCGCCAGAAGGAGAAACGCCAACTTCCAATCCCAACTCTAATCCTTCAAGAAAAATCAAGGTTAAACTAGTGGTGGGATTGACTGTCGGTGGATGTGCTTTCATTGGtggtttgagtttggttttgtttttgttcttgaaaagtAGAAGGGGAAAAGTTGATCATCCAGTCATTGATCAGCTATCCATGGAGGATGACTTTGAAAAAGGTACTGGACCCAAGAAGTTTCGGTACAATGAATTGGCTAGTTCAACCAATAACTTTGCAGAGGAAGGGAAGCTTGGAGAAGGAGGGTTTGGAGGGGTTTACAAAGGTTTCTTGAAGGAATTGGACTCTTATATTGCTGTTAAGAGGGTATCAAGTGGGTCTAAACAAGGGATAAAGGAGTATGCATCAGAAGTAAAGATCATTAGTCGATTGAGACATAGGAACTTGGTCCAACTGATTGGTTGGTGCCATGAGAAAAGAGACCTACTACTTGTTTATGAGTTCATGCCCAATGGCAGCTTAGAGTCTCATCTTTTTAGTGAAAGAAGCTTGCTGACCTGGGAGATGAGGTACAAAATCGCTCAAGGGTTGGCATCAGCATTGCTTTATCTTCATGAAGGATGGGAGCAATGTGTACTGCACAGGGATATAAAATCTAGCAACATCATGCTGGATTCAGGTTTTAACGCTAAACTTGGGGATTTTGGGCTAGCTAGGCTTGTTGACCACGGAAAGGGATCACAAACCACAGTTTTAGCTGGAACCATGGGCTACATGGCTCCAGAATGTGCCACAACAGGCAAGGCCAGCAAGCAGTCTGATATCTACAGCTTTGGGGTGGTTGCTTTAGAAATAGCCTGTGGAAGAAAACCCATTAACCTAAAGGCCAAAGAAGATCAAATAATGATGCTGGAATGGGTCTGGGATCTCTATGGGAAAGGAAATATTTTAGAGGCAGCCGATCCTAGGCTATGTGCAGAATTTGATGCGCAACAGATGCAATGTTTGATGACTGTTGGGCTTTGGTGTGCTCACCCAGATGGAAATCTCCGGCCTTCAGTAAGGGAAGTAATTCATGTCCTTAATTTTGAAGCGCCATTGCCCATTCTCCCTCCAAAGATGCCCGTCCCAACGTACTCTATCCCTGGAGCGATGTCTGCAATCTTGCTTCCAGCCTCATCCAGTACCACCGCTTCTGAGAGAAGTCAAACCCAGCTTTCCAGCTATTGTACAGATTCATCAAAGATAACAACACCTTCTGCAGCTTCTTCTCCATCTGCGACACTTATTTCTGTAACACGTTAA
- the LOC117910940 gene encoding L-type lectin-domain containing receptor kinase IX.2-like — MAVCNAGIAQLQSNTLPFLHIFMVSFFLSPMIPSTNSSLSFSFNNFDRNGHRVHFEGHASYSADKILHLTRNQQDKKMNDSWGRATYHEPFQLWEKASGRMADFSTNFSFEIDSQRKSSYGDGFTFFLAPNGTQLPSDVTGGGLGLVSNNQTLNSEANHFFAVEFDTFQNAWDPKPDLVGIDINSMKSVKNVTWLSNIQEGKINHVSISYASSSENLSVIFGTDDLYNDTTLQSLCYKVNLSLARIRYYWLLNSSALQISDSAEKNQEKKTGLAVGLSLGACALVAGLGLVCFCLWKKRLSGKGGEDPDFDLSMDDDFKRGTGTRKFTHQELVLATNNFAEGEKLGEGGFGGVYKGFLWNLSSYIAVKRVSRGSKQGIKEYASEVKIVSRP; from the exons ATGGCTGTCTGCAACGCTGGTATTGCCCAACTCCAGTCAAATACACTTCCTTTCCTCCATATCTTCATGGTCTCCTTTTTCTTGTCTCCAATGATCCCTTCTACGAATTCATCATTATCTTTCAGTTTCAACAATTTTGATCGGAATGGTCATCGTGTTCATTTTGAGGGGCATGCTTCTTATTCTGCTGATAAAATCCTCCACCTCACCAGAAACCAGCAGGACAAAAAGATGAATGATAGTTGGGGTCGAGCCACATATCATGAGCCGTTTCAACTTTGGGAGAAGGCCTCGGGAAGAATGGCTGATTTCAGTACCAATTTCTCATTTGAAATTGATTCCCAAAGAAAATCTTCTTATGGTGATGGATTCACATTCTTTCTTGCTCCAAACGGTACCCAACTGCCTTCAGATGTGACAGGAGGCGGCCTGGGTCTTGTGTCTAACAACCAGACGCTGAACTCAGAAGCAAATCACTTTTTTGCAGTGGAGTTTGATACTTTTCAAAATGCCTGGGATCCAAAACCTGATCTTGTTGGTATCGATATTAACTCCATGAAATCTGTGAAAAACGTGACATGGTTGAGTAATATTCaggaaggaaaaataaatcatgTTTCCATCAGTTACGCTTCTAGTTCCGAAAATCTGAGTGTTATCTTTGGCACTGATGATTTGTATAATGACACTACTCTACAAAGCCTATGTTATAAAGTTAATCTGAGCCTTGCCCGAATTCGTTACTATTGGCTTCTCAA CTCATCAGCGTTACAAATCTCTGATAGTGCAGagaaaaaccaagaaaagaaGACAGGACTAGCGGTGGGATTGAGTCTTGGCGCTTGTGCCCTAGTGGCTGGGTTGGGATTGGTCTGCTTTTGCTTGTGGAAGAAAAGGTTAAGTGGGAAAGGGGGAGAAGATCCTGATTTTGACCTGTCCATGGATGACGATTTTAAAAGGGGTACTGGGACACGGAAGTTTACGCATCAAGAGTTGGTTCTTGCCACAAATAACTTTGCAGAGGGAGAGAAGCTTGGAGAGGGAGGGTTTGGTGGGGTTTATAAAGGTTTCTTGTGGAATCTGAGCTCCTACATTGCTGTTAAGAGGGTATCAAGAGGGTCTAAACAAGGGATAAAGGAGTATGCATCTGAAGTGAAGATCGTCAGTAGACCGTAG